A section of the Vanessa tameamea isolate UH-Manoa-2023 chromosome 29, ilVanTame1 primary haplotype, whole genome shotgun sequence genome encodes:
- the LOC113393875 gene encoding uncharacterized protein LOC113393875, with protein MIVLNSFTILIQVAFIVFMSLLSMNIIRHFSGSAKRMAVLAPAIFVNHGGGPLPLLGEKDHLGLTVFLRDEVKKHVNFKVLKAIILVTAHWEEQKVSISSAEHHDLYFDYYGFPPETYKYRYDAPGDPELAKRIQISLKNAGIESKLDPKRGWDHGVFVPMMLINPSADIPIIQVSVLSNQDPEQHYALGQVLYQFRKEGVAIIGSGMSYHNMREFRYSRDTGKVVNAEFDEYLNKACTSGNDKRKQDLIVWDSQPGAREAHPPRAAEHLMPLIVIAGAGGEGPGERIFNWDMSGTFRLSGFIWKDE; from the coding sequence ATGATCGTTCTCAATTCGTTCACTATTCTTATTCAAGTTgcttttatagtttttatgtcATTATTGTCTATGAATATTATTCGTCACTTTTCTGGTAGTGCGAAAAGAATGGCCGTATTAGCACCAGCGATATTCGTTAATCATGGAGGTGGTCCTCTGCCTTTATTAGGAGAAAAAGACCATTTAGGTCTAACAGTATTTCTTCGAGACGAAGTAAAGAAACATGTCAACTTTAAGGTATTGAAAGCTATCATCTTGGTCACAGCTCACTGGGAAGAACAAAAAGTTTCTATATCGTCAGCGGAACATCACGACTTGTACTTCGATTACTACGGTTTCCCGCCCGAAACTTACAAATACAGGTACGATGCCCCAGGAGATCCAGAACTAGCCAAACGCATTCAAATATCACTGAAAAATGCTGGTATTGAGTCTAAATTAGACCCGAAAAGAGGTTGGGACCATGGAGTGTTTGTGCCAATGATGCTCATCAATCCAAGTGCTGATATTCCAATCATTCAAGTATCAGTTCTGTCTAATCAGGACCCAGAGCAACACTATGCACTTGGACAAGTTTTATACCAGTTCCGTAAAGAAGGTGTAGCAATAATTGGATCGGGTATGTCATATCATAACATGCGTGAATTTAGATACAGTCGTGATACTGGAAAAGTTGTTAATGCAGAATTCGACGAATACCTTAATAAAGCTTGTACATCAGGCAATGATAAGAGGAAACAAGATTTGATAGTGTGGGATTCCCAGCCTGGTGCGAGAGAAGCCCATCCACCAAGAGCTGCTGAGCACTTAATGCCACTCATAGTGATTGCTGGGGCCGGTGGTGAAGGTCCAGGAGAGAGGATCTTTAACTGGGATATGAGTGGTACTTTCAGATTGAGCGGGTTTATTTGGAAAGATGAATGA